Proteins encoded together in one Megalops cyprinoides isolate fMegCyp1 chromosome 20, fMegCyp1.pri, whole genome shotgun sequence window:
- the LOC118795581 gene encoding rho guanine nucleotide exchange factor 18-like isoform X5, with protein MTLTPQGHSTQPAMSAHHRASSGSIQGEMDEADSTRFKRLVEDTVSLTPSSAESISLEEDQFAALRGELESEAQDFEIESWSLAVDPQFSKTYHKVAIKRQDVIYELIQTEMHHVRTLRLMLQVYAAELREVLQLEEEKVERLFPQAENLLHLHRHFLLRLKERRRESLQPGSERNYAIQRLGDILTAQFSGETGDRLKESYGDFCSRHTEAVGYYKEQMQSNKKFQNVIRKISNLSIVRRLGVPECILLVTQRITKYPVLVERILQNTEAGTEEHQELTQALGLIKDVITQVDGQVNEYEKAVRLRDIAAKIEPKSQGKIKDGRVFRREDLTQGRRRLLHEGTVNWKAASGRLKDILAVLLSDVLLLLQEKDQKYVFSTVDGKPSVISLQKLIVREVAHEEKAMFLICASSADPEMYEIHTSSKEECGTWMALIRQAVESCPDVEEELFSEQEETRVAQLRELQERLTQKDLQIIHSLTEKLQIFSDIAAIVTGVEDVSVQSRLLLRGDASDLQQGEQLLLGAISDVEDLQNLLISGVRESPSRVEGSQGGGSLPRRADTFGGYDSNPTFLNKAGTGGGVWKKTCGGDSVTRERGQRARSDPLLKELHAQDGQEQLVDEGTGTSWNPIWSNSFPEEEFFDRVLTLSQRLYTLKAIVVQQDTQMELQRALGSERDGGRGAAARLRGSSLLEQEKQRNLERQKEEVASFERQRARFRQECAQWEREREQQARDAEARAAQLREQEDGCLRAKAELEEEKRELKSKWEDYQKDLERLRESTRSVERDREQLDREREQFEQQKRLKKSASNLGSQGLPHATIFNGDILLGPKSGDPVPVPHLRPALSVTPADYAERPPEVPRRRESMAPVPPKPEVPLHLHSTRNQGHKQGAVQQQIPTKLAVNTRKEKGGKKSSQRTESSASLDFRQMLPMKLSGKEDGSLRGRRSVSPHQPYQPDPVPQPNSFPDLPPPPLPAHSPSFRKNSGPAPPYKVAEEVAKEDVIFF; from the exons ATGACTCTCACCCCGCAAGGACACAGCACCCAGCCAGCCATGTCCGCCCACCACAGAGCCAGCTCTGG aTCCATCCAGGGGGAGATGGATGAGGCTGACTCTACCAGATTCAAGCGCCTGGTTGAggacactgtctctctcactccgtCCAGCGCCGAGTCCATCTCTCTGGAAG AGGACCAGTTTGCTGCATTAAGAGGAGAGCTGGAGTCCGAAGCTCAAGACTTTGAGATAGAATCCTGGAGCCTGGCTGTCGACCCCCAGTTCTCAAAGACCTACCACAAGGTGGCGATAAAGAGGCAAGATGTTATTTACG AGCTGATCCAGACGGAGATGCACCACGTGCGCACGCTGCGGCTCATGCTGCAGGTGTATGCGGCGGAGCTGCGGGaggtgctgcagctggaggaggagaaggtggagcGGCTCTTCCCGCAGGCCGAGAACCTCCTGCATCTCCACCGCCACTTCCTGCTCCGCCTCAAAGAGCGCCGCCGCGAGTCCCTGCAGCCGGGCAGCGAGCGCAACTACGCCATCCAGAGGCTGGGGGACATCCTGACCGCCCAG TTTTCAGGGGAGACGGGTGACAGGCTGAAGGAGAGCTATGGGGATTTCTGCAGTCGCCACACTGAGGCCGTTGGCTACTACAAAGAACAGATGCAAAGCAACAAGAAGTTCCAGAACGTCATACGG aaaatcaGTAACTTGTCCATAGTGCGGAGATTAGGGGTTCCGGAATGCATTCTCCTGGTGACGCAGCGCATCACAAAGTACCCAGTTCTGGTGGAACGCATTCTGCAGAACACTGAAG CTGGCACGGAGGAGCACCAGGAGCTGACGCAGGCCCTGGGCCTGATCAAGGACGTCATCACCCAGGTGGACGGCCAGGTGAACGAGTACGAGAAAGCTGTGCGGCTCAGGGACATCGCCGCCAAGATCGAGCCCAAGTCGCAGGGCAAGATCAAGGACGGCCGCGTGTTCCGCCGCGAAGACCTGACCCAGGGCCGCCGCCGGCTGCTGCACGAGGGAACCGTCAACTGGAAGGCCGCCTCCGGCAGGCTCAAAG atatcctggctgtgctgttgtcAGATGTGCTTTTGCTGCTACAAGAAAAGGACcagaaatatgtgttttctACTGTG GATGGCAAGCCGTCAGTGATCTCGCTGCAGAAGCTGATCGTGCGGGAGGTGGCCCACGAGGAGAAGGCCATGTTCCTAATCTGCGCCTCCTCTGCCGACCCCGAGATGTACGAGATCCACACCTCCTCCAAGGAGGAGTGCGGCACCTGGATGGCCCTGATCCGGCAGGCCGTGGAGAG CTGTCCCGATGTAGAGGAGGAACTCTTCAGCGAGCAGGAGGAAACCAGAGTCGCCCAGCTCAGGGAGCTCCAAG AGCGTCTGACTCAGAAAGACCTGCAGATAATACACAGCCTGACGGAGAAACTGCAGATCTTCTCAGACATCGCTGCCATCGTCACCGGGGTGGAGGACGTCTCGGTCCAGTCTCGCCTCCTCCTGCGTGGCGATGCATCTGacctccagcagggggagcagctTCTCCTGGGTGCCATCAGTGACG TGGAGGACCTGCAGAACCTCCTTATATCTGGCGTGAGAGAGAGTCCCTCACGCGTGGAGGGGTCCCAGGGTGGAGGGTCGCTGCCCAGGAGAGCGGACACCTTCGGGGGCTACGACAGCAACCCCACCTTCCTCAACAAGG ccgGGACAGGCGGCGGCGTGTGGAAGAAGACGTGTGGCGGGGACAGCGTGACCCGGGAGAGGGGCCAGAGAGCCCGCTCTGACCCCCTGCTGAAGGAGCTCCACGCTCAGGACGGCCAGGAGCAGCTG gttgATGAAGGCACAGGAACCAGCTGGAACCCCATCTGGTCTAACTCCTTTCCAGAGGAAGAG TTTTTTGACCGGGTGTTGACGCTGTCACAGAGGCTTTACACCTTAAAG gccatcGTGGTGCAGCAGGACACGCAGATGGAGCTGCAGCGGGCGCTGGGCTCGGAGCGggacggggggcggggggcggcgGCCCGCCTGCGGGGCAGCTCgctgctggagcaggagaagcagCGTAACCTGGAGCGGCAGAAGGAGGAGGTGGCCAGCTTCGAGCGGCAGCGCGCCCGGTTCCGGCAGGAGTGCGCCCAgtgggagcgagagagggagcagcaggCCCGGGACGCCGAGGCCCGGGCGGCCCAGCTGCGGGAGCAGGAGGACGGCTGCCTCAGGGCGAAGGCCGAGCTCGAGGAGGAGAAGCGCGAGCTCAAGAGCAAGTGGGAGGACTACCAGAAGGACCTGGAGAGGCTGCGGGAGTCCACCCGCTCCgtggagagggacagagagcagctggacagggagagagagcagttcGAGCAGCAGAAGAGGCTCAAGAAGTCCGCCTCCAACCTTGGCTCACAG GGCCTGCCTCACGCCACCATCTTTAACGGTGACATTCTGCTGGGCCCCAAATCCGGGGACCCAGTCCCCGTGCCCCACCTGCGGCCCGCCCTGTCCGTCACGCCCGCCGACTACGCCGAGCGGCCGCCCGAGGTGCCGCGGCGGCGCGAGAGCATGGCCCCCGTCCCGCCCAAGCCGGAGGTGCCCCTGCACCTGCACAGCACCAGAAACCAGGGCCACAAGCAGGGCGCCGTGCAGCAGCAGATCCCCACCAAGCTGGCGGTCAACACGCGCAAGGAGAAGGGCGGCAAGAAGAGCTCCCAGCGCACCGAGAGCTCCG cctCCCTGGACTTCAGGCAGATGCTGCCGATGAAGCTGTCCGGCAAAGAGGATGGGAgtctgagagggaggaggtcaGTCAGTCCTCACCAACCGTACCAGCCAG ACCCTGTGCCTCAGCCAAACAGCTTCCCAGAcctcccgccccctcccctgcctgcCCACTCCCCCAGCTTCCGAAAGAACAGCGGCCCAGCCCCGCCCTACAAGGTCGCGGAGGAAGTCGCCAAGGAGGACGTCATCTTTTTCTGA